The DNA sequence GCAATATCCAGACCTGGAATCGTCAGGAGGAGTCCCGCTTTCTAGACCACGCCGATGCACAACGAGCCGGGATCGTTCTCTTTGACCTACTCGCCAAATTGAATGCTGAGAATGCTCGCATGGTGGCCATTTTCAGGGAAGGTGCCACGCCTGCCCGAGTCGAGTCCGAAATAGGCCTACCGATCCTCGATAGACTGAACGTCATCTTGCAGCGAGCTGGCTTAGCGGTGACCCTCTTGCTGACGGACAAGCAGACGTTTGATACCGTAAACGCACGGTCCCGGGTGGCGTATCCGATCAACCGCATGTCTGACGGCGAAAAGAGTGCAGTGTTGCTGGCAGGAGAAATCATCAGCAGCCCTCCAGCCCGAGTCTTCATCATTGACGAACCCGAACGGCATCTCCATCGCTCCATCTCGGCAGGCCTGGTGGACGCCGTCATCGCCGATCGCCCGGACTGTCACTTTGTGGTGCTAACGCATGATCTTGATCTCGCATCTACCCTGAGCCGACGACCAGGCCAAACGCTGACGCTAGCAGGGTGTGATTGGACTGGCGAAGCACCCACTGGTTGGGACCTTAAGGAGGTTGATCCTGACAGCAATCTTCCCGAGAGTGCCAGAAGAGCGATTCTGGGCGGACGTCGTGAGTTACTTTTCGCCGAGGGGGAAGCTCACAGCCTTGACAAGTCCTTATACGAACTCTTGTTTCCAGCCCTCTCGGTTTTCCCTGCAGGTGGAGCGGATCAAGTCATCAAGGCGGTAACCGGGTTGCGCAGTTCTGCTGACCATCATTGGGTCAATGCTTATGGGGTCGTGGATGGCGACGGGAGAGACGAAGCCGAACGAGCGTCGCTTCTACGTCGCGGAATCGTATCACTTCGAGTGAGTGAGGTCGAGAATCTGTACTACTCGGATGACGCTTTGCGCAGCGTAGCGATGGCCCGCGCCGAATTAGTGGGCGGCTCCGCTGACACGCTGTATGAACGGGCCAGAGCGCTCGCCCTAGACGTGCTAGCAGACAATGCAACGCTAGATCGCCTCGCTGGCGGGCTAGCTCTAGCAGCCTTGCGACGTACAATGGTCGACAGCATCCCTTCGAAATTTGGCGGTCAGCAGGATCCGATTGAAGTCCAGATTCCCTCCCCATATCCTGAGATTAGAGGCAAACTCGAGAATATGGCAGTCGAGCGCGACTACCCGGGGCTCCTGGCGCTCTTACCAGTTCGGGACACGGCCCTCCCATCTCGTGTATCCACGATGCTCGGATTTCAGCGACCCGCCGACTACGAAGCAGCGGTGCGCGTAAGGGTTGCGAGGGAACGCGAGCTGGCGGAATCTTTGCGCAACGCGATCGGTGCGCTGCCACCCCTCTAGATGTACTCGGCCAGGAGGTTGGTGACACTCCGGGCCGGTTGTTGACGAAGGGAAGACCTCCGGGTGCGGTGGGCGATGTCTAGGTCGTCTACCGTCCGGAGGTCTTCGTGTCCCACCGTAACGCCCGGCTGAACGTGCGTGGCCGCCAACTGCTTGTCGAGCGTGCCTGTGACCTGGGGTGGCCGGTAGCCCACGCCGCTAAGGCCCAAGGGATCTCTCGTCAGTACGCGCACCGCTGGGTCACACGCTTCCGCCAGGAAGGCGAGACGGGCCTGCTCGACCGGTCCTCTCGCCCCCCCATCGCTGTCCCGCGCTACCCCGGTCGAGGTCGAAGAAGCGATCGTGGCCAAGCGCCGGCAGGAACGCGGGGGCCAGGACTGGCTCGGTCCCGAGCTCGGCGTGCCGCCCGAACGGTGTCTGAACGTGCGCGACGGCGCAGATTGCCGCCCGCCACGCCAACCCCACACACCACCGTGCGTCCGTGCCAGTACTCTCGTACATATTCAGGCGCCGCCGATAGCCCGTGCCGATCTCCACGAGGCCCACCTCCAGTCGGCCAAGCCGTCTCGGGACACACCGAGAGAAGAGCTCTTCAACGGGTCGTCAATCTGTACTACGCGCACCAAAGGACCATCGGTGGCGCCCACGAGCAGGCTGGTGCCGTTCTGTGGAAGCGCTGCTGGGACCCCGCACACCTGAAGCGTTGGGGGCAGTAGGATTGGAAAATGCATTCCTTGCTGCGAAGGCCTAAGCGCGCTGAAGACGTCTTCGGGGTCGCCCCCGAAGTGCTCCCTGACTCATACGTCGATCGCGGAGACCTTGATGAGAGGATTGCCCGCCTACTCAACAAGAAGAAACACATCGCGCTTCGCGGCGTGTCGAAGTGCGGCAAGTCATGGTTACGTCAGCGTGTCGTACCCAGCGCCTTGGTAGTGCAGTGCCGCCTCGGAAAGACCGTTCTCGACATCTATCGGGAAGCTCTTGGCGAACTCGGGATTCGGTTGGAGGTAAGTTCCACCGAGGCAACCAGTCTTACGGGAACTGTCGAGGCTACCGCTGAGGCCGGAGTTAACCTGATTGCCAAGATCGCAGCGAAATGGGGCTTCTCGGGGACAGCCACGGACAGCATCACAACCAAGAGTGTGCGCCAGGACATCAACGACTTGGGGTTCATCGCCGACCTTATTCGCGAAAGCGGCCGAACGCTCGTGATTGAAGATTTTCACTACCTCAGTCATGCCGAACGAACGAAGTTGGCTTTCGACCTGAAGGCGCTATGGGATTACAAGACCTATGTAGTCATAGTAGGCGTTTGGAGTGGGCAAAATATTCTGGTGCACCTCAATTCCGACCTCACCGCGCGAGTTCGCGAAGTCCCGATCGTGTGGAGCGATGAGGATCTCGAGAAGATTTTCGAGCGTGGGGGCAAGGCTCTTAACCTCCAGTTCAGCGGCGACGTCGTGGCGCGTGCTGTGAAAGACTGCTACGGCAACGCCGGAATCCTGCAGCGCCTCATCGAGGGCGTCCTTGAAGAGGCTGGTATTGAAGAGGAGCAGAAAGAGTTGACCTACGTCGACGACGTCTCGCTGCTCGAGGACGCTGAACTCAACTACGCGGAAGAACTGAACACCGTATACCTAGAATTCGCGAACCGTGTCTCGAGTGGCATCCGAACCAGGCAGAATGCCACTGGCATTTATGCGCATGCCATGGCGGTTATCATGGCCGCTAGCGACGACGAGCTGATCGGAGGCGTACCACTCGACTCTATTTTCAAGACGGCGCACGCACGGGAGCCCCGGATTCAGAAGGGCAACCTAAGAACCGTGTTGGAACGGATCGAGGCCCTGCAAGTGGATGATGCAGGGCGGGGTCTGGTGCTCGCCTATGACGAGTCCCGCAAGGTCGTGTCAGTTGTCGATCGGCAGCTCTTGCTCTACCGGAAGTACGCAACTGTACCTTGGCCATGGGAGGACCTGATCGCAGAAGCGGATCAGCAAGGCGAGGGATTTTCCGGCGTCTGAGAGCAGCTCCTGCGGGCTGCCGAGCGCTCTGCAGACCGTCGCGGCGGGGT is a window from the Georgenia muralis genome containing:
- a CDS encoding leucine zipper domain-containing protein; its protein translation is MSHRNARLNVRGRQLLVERACDLGWPVAHAAKAQGISRQYAHRWVTRFRQEGETGLLDRSSRPPIAVPRYPGRGRRSDRGQAPAGTRGPGLARSRARRAARTVSERARRRRLPPATPTPHTTVRPCQYSRTYSGAADSPCRSPRGPPPVGQAVSGHTERRALQRVVNLYYAHQRTIGGAHEQAGAVLWKRCWDPAHLKRWGQ
- a CDS encoding AAA family ATPase encodes the protein MADSEPKIDKVALAHWEIPSVGGAQPFPLVGMPGEITTIVGANGAGKSALGYWLDAHSSGVAKRLVAHRRLWFPNAGPDLSPAQRERTGSNIQTWNRQEESRFLDHADAQRAGIVLFDLLAKLNAENARMVAIFREGATPARVESEIGLPILDRLNVILQRAGLAVTLLLTDKQTFDTVNARSRVAYPINRMSDGEKSAVLLAGEIISSPPARVFIIDEPERHLHRSISAGLVDAVIADRPDCHFVVLTHDLDLASTLSRRPGQTLTLAGCDWTGEAPTGWDLKEVDPDSNLPESARRAILGGRRELLFAEGEAHSLDKSLYELLFPALSVFPAGGADQVIKAVTGLRSSADHHWVNAYGVVDGDGRDEAERASLLRRGIVSLRVSEVENLYYSDDALRSVAMARAELVGGSADTLYERARALALDVLADNATLDRLAGGLALAALRRTMVDSIPSKFGGQQDPIEVQIPSPYPEIRGKLENMAVERDYPGLLALLPVRDTALPSRVSTMLGFQRPADYEAAVRVRVARERELAESLRNAIGALPPL